The sequence aaagcgtattaaaaagcagagacattactttgccaacaaaggttcgtctcctaaaggctatggtttttccagtggtcatgtatggatgtgagagttgaactataaagaaagctgagcactaaagaattgatgattttgaactgtggtgttggagaagactcttgagagttccttggattgtaagaggatccaaccagtccatcctaaaggagatcagtcctgggtgttccttgtaggactgatgttgaagctgaaactccaatactttggccacctgatgcgaagagctgactcattggaaaagaccctgatgctgggagagattgagggcagaagaaggggacaacagaggatgaggtggttggatggcatcaccgacttgagggacatgggtttgggtggactctgggagttggtgatggacagggaggcctggcatgctgcagttcatggggtcgcaaagagtcggacacgactgagtgactgaactgaattgacttatATAAGTAAATATGTTACATTAAAAGTCACTCTGAAAACTTAGttttaaagttaaattaaaattcaataactctcagatttaaattgaagctGAAATTTAACTCTGCACTGAATTTAAAGAGTAAGATTTCCACTCTTTTTCTATGTACAGAGTAGAGACATCCATAGgttacataaatacatacacaatATATCAGTGTTATCAAAATTTCATGAGGTGGGGaggaattaggaaaaaaatatctagAAAGGCTCtgtaggaagaagaaagaagagcaataatgaaaaaaaaaatgattgagaCATTCTGCCCTAACCCATTTGGAcagtacaaaatgaaaagcaaagagagaagtaGAAAGTAAGAGGGGACtttcagaaaatggaaaccaTGGGCTCCTATTTAAGACACAGGCCTGAAGGAAGGTCTTCAGAGAACCTAGAGAGCAGGTTCACAGAGTCACCCACCtccccaggccagcagcatcTGCAAGGTCCCGGATGGCCCCAGCCTGGTCCCTACTCCTGGCCCTGCTGCTGCTCAGCTGCAACGCCATCTGCTCTCTGGGCTGCCATCTGCCTCACACCCACAGCCTGGCCAACAGGAGGGTCCTGACGCTCCTGCGACAACTGAGGAgggtctccccttcctcctgcctgcagGACAGAAATGACTTTGCATTCCCCCAGGAGGCGCTGGGTGGCAGCCAGCTGCAGAAGGCTCAAGCCATCTCTGTGCTCCACGAGGTGACCCAGCACACCTTCcagctcttcagcactcagggCTCGGCCGCTGCGTGGGACCAGAGCCTCCTGGACAAGCTCCGCACTGCACTGGATCAGCAGCTCACTGCCCTGCAAGCCTGTCTGAGGCAGGAGCAGGGGCTGCAAGGGGCTCCCCTGCTCAAGGGGGACTCCAGCCTGGCTCTGAGGAAATACTTCCACAGAGTCACTCTCTATCTGCAAGAGAAGGGACACAGCCCTTGTGCCTGGGAGGTTGTCAGAGCGGAAGTCATGAGAGCCTTCTCTTCGTCAACAAACTTGCAGGAGAGATTCCGGAGGAAGGACTGACACACACCTGGTTCAACACGGAAATGATTCTCACAGACCAACAAGACCACATGCCTCCTGCGCGGCCACGTGGAGGACTCTCATTTCTGCTGTCATTGAGCCCTGAAATGAATCCGGTTGTCAAATGTTTTCAAGAATTTAAGCTATATCATGTTCTATTCTACAGGCACTAGGCCCTCACAGATGCCCAAGctgatctatttatctatcatttatttatttatttacctatttataaAGATTTAAATAACCTTGTTCGTATAATAATATGTGAATCTTTACACAGTGGTTTCAGAGAAAAAATACATTCTTTGTATTTAgtctatttattattttccatgttCATTAAATTTTTGGGTACAGAaaacttctattttttattattttttaaaaaattacattggggcatatatatatatatatagggggttccctggtgggccagctggtaaagaatatgcctacaatgcaggagaccctggtttgattcctgggttgggaagatcccctggaggagggcatggcaacccactcccgtattcttgcctggagaatccccatggatagaggagcctgacgggctataggtggggtcgtaaagagtcagacacaactgggcaaccaCCACTTTCACACAGGGCTGAACTATCCAGTGGCTCTGGAAGCACAGATGCCTTTGGTGACTTTAGTAAGATCTGGTTTGGCAGAAAAGTAGGGCAGAAACCAGACTGGTGTAGATTGAGGGATGAATAATAGTAGTGTGGtaaaatttttcctctttttagctAGATCAGTCTGGGTAGAGTTCtataatttattaaacattttctttaaacaaatttttgctttttcttattttctttatagattACCTATTTCCTTGATCTTTGCCATTCTccctatatttattttatgtttaattgttactgtgactttgtttttttcttaatttcctgccttctctgggattgtgtgtgtgttgtgtgtgtgtgttgtgtgtgtgtgtgtgtgtgtctgtgtctgtgtgtctgtgtgtgttagctcctcagtcgtgtctaactctttgtgaccccatggactgtagcttaccaggctcccctgtccatggaattctccaggcaaggatactggaatagctgttcccttcactagggcatcttcccaacccagggatcgaacctgattctccctcatcgcaggcagattctttactgtctgagccaccagggaagccccctctcttGAATTAATTGACCTTAAGAatgattctattttctgttttatctccATTGGCTTAATAGTTGTTCTCTTTTGTCTCAATTTTAGTtttctctatcagttcagttcagtcgctcaatcgtgtctgactctgtgaccccatggactacagcataccaggcttccccgtccatcaccaacgcttgctcaaactcatgtccatcgagttggtgatgccatccaaccatttcatcctctgtcatgcccttctcctcctgccttcaatctttctcagcatcagggtcttttccaaggagttagttcttcgcattaggtgaccgaagtattggagcttcagcttcagcaccagtccttctggtgaatattcaagactgatttcctttaggattgactggtttgatctcctctagtccaagagactctcaagagtcttctacagcaccacagttcaaaagcatcaagtcttcagtgctcagctttctttatggtccaactctcacatccatacatgactactggaaaaaccacagctttgtctagacaaacgtttgtcagcaaagtaatgtctctgttttttaatatgctgtctaggttggtcatagtttttcttccaaggagcaagtgtcttttaatttcatggctgcagtcaccatctgcagtgatcttgaagCCCacgaaaatagtctctcactgtttccactgtttccccatctatttgccataaagtgatgggaccgaatgccatgatcttagttttttgaatgttgagttttaaggcagcttttcactctcctctttcactttcatcaagaggctctttagttcctctttatctctgccataagggtgatgtcatctgtgtatctgaggtttttaatatttctcctggcaatcttgattctatctTGGGCTTCAAGCACTGGTACAGAGACCAGCCTCCTAaaggaaagttgaaaaaaatatatatatagcatacaaTGTTTGATGGCATGTATTACTGTatagaacatattaaaaatatatatctatttgcATTAAACAATTCTGATACCTGCCTtacttccccttttcctctctgcttttctgGATCCCATTCTTTCCTCCGTTTCATAATCGCTTCCTTCCTCGCGGTGAAGAAATGCCCTGTGTGGCTCTCCTCACTCACTCTGCAGTAACCTGTAATTTCCATTCACACAGCTGTTTCCTATTACCTTGTGGTTTCTTGCTGTCTGTTtcgaaagtgaaagtctctcagtcatgtccaactctttggagatcccatggactatacagtccatagaattctccaggccagaatactggagtgagtagcctgttccttctccaggggatcttcccaaccttgggatctcccacattgcaggcggattctttaccagctgacccacaagggatgcccaagactactggagtgggtagcctgtttcttctccagcagatcttcctgacccaggaagtgaactggggtctcctgcattgctggagaaggaaatggcaacccactccagtattcttgtctggagaaacccgtggacagaagagcctggcaggctacagtccatggggttgcaaagagtcagacacggctgagtgactaacaacaactcctgcattgcagggggattcttcaccaactgaactatcagggaagcccgctgTCTATTTTACTTGAGCAGAAAATCtccaattcaaataaaaaattgtgTGAAAGTTCTAGGTTTCTCAGAAACTCTCACATGAcaggcatttttcttttctttttctcttggtgaATATTTTTGGAAATGAGTGAATGACTCTGTTACAATGATGTAATGGTAGCTGTAGCGAAAGGGAAATAGAAAGCAGTATCCCTTTCACTTAGAATATTTATAAGGGAGGAATGCCACCTATTGGCCAAGATGGATAATGACATTGATGGATGTGAAAACCTGGTTTCTGTTCTAGGCAAAAGTCTTGTCCTCTAGCAGATTTTTCTTCACAGTTAAAAAGGTGTTTTCTTGGAAAGAACTCTCTCTAATAGTTTAGGAAGCCTACTTCCTTaggttttaaatattgtttttgataacggatctttttaaaaagtaatttttattggcgtatagttgatttacaatgttgtgtttgtgctgcacaacaaagtaaatcagttacatatacatacatacatacatacaggaggcgaaggggacaacagaggatgagatgattggatggcatcattgactcaatggacgtgagtttgagcaagctacaggacatagtgaaggacagggaagcctggcgtgttgctgtccatggggtcacaaagagttggaaacaattgagccatagcgactgaacaatatcccctcatttttagatttttttcctgtataggtcattacagaatattgagtttcTGGGGGTGctatagtaggttcttattaactatctattttattatatatagtagtatgtatatatgtcaatcccaatctcccaatttatttctcccccaccctttcccctttggtaaacataaggttttttttttttacatctgtgactctatttctgttctataaatatgttcatttacaccatttttctaaattccatacgtaagtgacaatttttttaatgtacttctttttttaaaggcaattaaGTTCACAGCAAAGTTGAGAGAAGGTATAGAGATTTCCCATGTATTCTCTGTTCCTATATATACAGAGTCacccccattatcaacattccCCACCAGATGGTACATTTGTTAATAACTGCTTCCAAGAGTGTGAAAATTAGTTCTTTGGGTTATGAACACATCTTAGACATTACAATGGTTCTTGGAGTTCCAAAGTTCAATCTTGtctaagaacaacaacaaaaaaaaacaccttattttagtatttattctctcagtggtttttttttgtgtAACACATGAGAAGCATTGACACTGAATTCACAGGAGACACACAAAATGTATGCAAGATCAGTGTTGCAAACCTGATTTTGTAACAGATGGCTGTGAGTGGAGGACTGTTTCTCCATCCTTTCCTCTGTTAGGTATCCTGCAGATGTTGGCTGTCTTGTGGACTTTGCTTATGTTTAAATCTCAGCACACCTGAGTGTGATATAGGCCTTGGGACTGAAATAcagttcatttctattttatgatttaattCTACTAAAATTATCCAACTCATCATTATGTCTAgtactaaacaaacaaaaaatgttgaCAATATTTTGATGAATATCTAACAGCTGGTGaagttcaaaattattttctcatgtgaggcaaaattaaaagttaagcaCTGAAATAAATAGGAATATAATTTTCAGTTGCTTTTGgcagttttaaataatttataattatttaaattatttaatttataatatataacttATGACATAATTgtattacattaaaattattaagcatttttaaaactgctagtttgcatatataattttctaaattaaaagatgcttactccttggaaggaaagttatgaccaacctagatagcgtattaaaaagcagagacattattttacgagcaaaggtccgtctagtcaaggctatggtttttccagtggtcatgtgtggatgtgagagttggactgtgaagaaagctgagtgccaaagaattgatgctttcgaactgtggtgttggagaagactcttgagagtcccttggcctgcaaggagatccaaccagtccatcctaaagcagatcagtcctgaatattcattggaagactgatgctgaagctgaaactccaatactttggccacctcatgcgaagagttgactcatttgaaaagaccctgatgcttggagggattgggggtaggaggagaaggggacgacagaggatgagatggctggatggcatcactgactcgatggacatgagtttgggtggactctgggagttggtgatggacagggaggcctggtgtgctgtgattcatggggttgcaaagagttggacacgactgagagactgaactgaactgatattacaATTTATATAAGTAAAGAAATTTGTATCACTCAACAAATTTAGTTATAAAGTTGTGTCAATAGTTTTTAACTCGTtgcttaacattttaatttagtcATTCTTAACCCTGTattgaataaaaagaataaactttgcactttctgtttctatgtacAGAGTAGAGATATCCACAgagtacataaatacataaacagtatatctgtgttaaaaaaattttatgaggtgggcaattagaaaaaaaatctaaaagtctCTGTGGGCAGGGGAAGAGGTAATAATGGAAAAAAGTCATTGGGAAACATTGCTATAACCCATTTGGAgattacaaaatgaaaagcaagaagagaagtggaaagtAAGAGGGAACTCTCAGAAAATGGAAACCACGGGCTCCTATTTAAGACACAGGCCTGAAGGAAAGTCTTCAGAGAACCTAGAGAGCAGGTTCACAGAGTCACCCACCtccccaggccagcagcatcTGCAAGGTCCCGGATGGCCCCAGCCTGGTCCCTACTCCTGGCCCTGCTGCTGCTCAGCTGCAACGCCATCTGCTCTCTGGGCTGCCATCTGCCTCACACCCACAGCCTGGCCAACAGGAGGGTCCTGATGCTCCTGCAACAACTGAGGAgggtctccccttcctcctgcctgcagGACAGAAATGACTTTGCATTCCCCCAGGAGGTGCTGGGTGGCAGCCAGCTGCAGAAGGCTCAAGCCATCTCTGTGCTCCACGAGGTGACCCAGCACACCTTCcagctcttcagcactcagggCTCGGCCGCTGCGTGGGACCAGAGCCTCCTGGACAAGCTCCGCACTGCACTGGATCAGCAGCTCACTGCCCTGCAAGCCTGTCTGAGGCAGGAGCAGGGGCTGCAAGGGGCTCCCCTGCTCAAGGGGGACTCCAGCCTGGCTCTGAGGAAATACTTCCACAGAGTCACTCTCTATCTGCAAGAGAAGGGACACAGCCCTTGTGCCTGGGAGGTTGTCAGAGCGGAAGTCATGAGAGCCTTCTCTTCGTCAACAAACTTGCAGGAGAGATTCCGGAGGAAGGACTGACACACACCTGGTTCAACACGGAAATATCCTCACAGACCAACAAGACCACATGCCTCCTGCGCGGCCACGTCAAGGGCTCTTATTTCTATTGTCATTGAGCCCTGAATCGATTCAATTTGTCAAATGATTTCAGGTATATTAAGCGACATCATGTTCTACTCTACAGGCACTAGTCCCTCAAACATGCCCAAGacagtctttttatttatttatctacttagatatttatctttaaaaaatatttatttgactatttaaaaaacttaaagtacttttatttatatatttgtgtacCTTTACACTGTATAATAAAGTGTGCATAATTAGCTAATTGTTCTtctgtttattaaatttttattatagaaaacatattttttatttttgaagaaaaggaaatttaaaaataacaatcatGTTTAATgcaataatgggcttcccaggtggctctgtggtaaagaatctgcctggtaatgcaggagatgcaggcttgatccttgggtcaggaagatgtcctggagtaggaaatgacaacccatttcagcattcttgcctggaaaatcccatggacagaggaacctggtgggctagagtccacagggttgcaaaaaagtcgcacatgacttagcaactaaacaaaaataataacaatgaatgcaataataaaaagaagaaaaaataaatgaattctcTCACTAAGAGCAAGAGTGGAGAATgtcaggaaataaaagcaaaagcagtAGATATCCTCTCTGGTTGACTGGTAGACATTCATATACAAATGTCATTTGCAAGTTGGATGTGTGAGTTTGTAATTTAAAAGGATATGATTGATTCTGAAATAACAAAAATTACACTGAATATAAAGACTGAGACTTTCTTCAAAAAGGAAAGTGGGAAACTGGATCAGGCAACCTCTTTCTCAAAACGTAaggtaaaggaaaagaaaatggtcaAAATCAGCTCAAAAACAACATGAACCATCAAAATCTGTAGAGCAAGAGAGTGTTGTATTTAATTCAGGAATAAAAACAGATTTAACAATCGGAACAGAAATCTAGAATACAAAGCTCACAGACTCACCCATAACTCACAATAAGGAATTTTTCATTGAAATTCCATTCTGTTTGGACACATGTGTGATGTTGAGAAACCCACTTAATCTAAACCTCAGCTTTTCCATAAATAAAACAGGttcaaaatatttatagagtttttgtgaatattaaataaa comes from Cervus elaphus chromosome 29, mCerEla1.1, whole genome shotgun sequence and encodes:
- the LOC122686067 gene encoding interferon alpha-1; the encoded protein is MAPAWSLLLALLLLSCNAICSLGCHLPHTHSLANRRVLTLLRQLRRVSPSSCLQDRNDFAFPQEALGGSQLQKAQAISVLHEVTQHTFQLFSTQGSAAAWDQSLLDKLRTALDQQLTALQACLRQEQGLQGAPLLKGDSSLALRKYFHRVTLYLQEKGHSPCAWEVVRAEVMRAFSSSTNLQERFRRKD
- the LOC122686066 gene encoding interferon alpha-1-like; its protein translation is MAPAWSLLLALLLLSCNAICSLGCHLPHTHSLANRRVLMLLQQLRRVSPSSCLQDRNDFAFPQEVLGGSQLQKAQAISVLHEVTQHTFQLFSTQGSAAAWDQSLLDKLRTALDQQLTALQACLRQEQGLQGAPLLKGDSSLALRKYFHRVTLYLQEKGHSPCAWEVVRAEVMRAFSSSTNLQERFRRKD